In the genome of Halosolutus amylolyticus, the window GGCGTCGATCGTCTCGTCGTCGGCCCCCAGCAGGACTGCGGGGAGACACGCGGAGGCGGCGTACAGCACCGCCGTCTTCTGTTCGACCATCTCGAGGTACTCTTCGGGCGAGACGTCCTCGCGCTCCTCGAAGGTCACGTCGAGCGACTGCCCCTCACAGATCTCCGTACAGGTCCTCGCGAGGACCCCGAGCGCCTCGACGACCCGATCGGGCTCCGCGCCGGTCTCGAGCATGATCTCGAAGGCCTTCGAGTAGAGGGTGTCACCTGCGAGGATCGCGGTCTCCAGGTCGTATTCCTTGTGGACCGCGGGGACGCCCCGACGAAGGTCGTCGTCGTCCATGATGTCGTCGTGGATCAGCGTGAACGACTGGATGACCTCGACGCTGACGGCCGCCGCCATGACGTCGATCGTGGACGCCGCGTCCCCGGCGACCGGCGGGAACGAACGGTAATCCCGGCTCATCGGCTCGACGTCGGCGAGCGCCTCGGCGGTCGTCAACAGGACCGCCGGCCGGAGTCGCTTGCCGCCGGCGTCGAGCAGGTAGCGCGATGCCTCGTAGAGCCGTTCCGGCCGCTGGATCGGGAGTTCGTCCG includes:
- the idsA3 gene encoding geranylfarnesyl diphosphate synthase, which translates into the protein MTSPEAREEAVLEAVRKRREQVNDAIPDELPIQRPERLYEASRYLLDAGGKRLRPAVLLTTAEALADVEPMSRDYRSFPPVAGDAASTIDVMAAAVSVEVIQSFTLIHDDIMDDDDLRRGVPAVHKEYDLETAILAGDTLYSKAFEIMLETGAEPDRVVEALGVLARTCTEICEGQSLDVTFEEREDVSPEEYLEMVEQKTAVLYAASACLPAVLLGADDETIDALYGYGLDIGRAFQIQDDVLDLTVPSEKLGKQRGSDLVENKQTLITVHAREHGLDVEDLVDTTDVDAVTESEIDDAVAELETAGSISYANETARDLVRQGKGRLDVLPDNEACAQLCDLADYLIERGY